A region of Diospyros lotus cultivar Yz01 chromosome 3, ASM1463336v1, whole genome shotgun sequence DNA encodes the following proteins:
- the LOC127797241 gene encoding DAR GTPase 3, chloroplastic isoform X1: protein MAVQLYGLWHPKSPAIGEQFLQIRSRRSTAAVTSASPLSTPATIQIVDGKNAGWHSNLGSSSGHVSDVNGGENYWLDLDADLHYWTRALRPVQWYPGHIAKTEKELKEQLKLMDAVIEVRDARIPLSTSHPQMDSWLGNRKRILVLNREDMISAEDRNAWATYFSSQGMKVIFSNGQLGMGTMKLSRLAKESAAGVNVKRRAKGLLPRPVRAGMVGYPNVGKSSLINRLLKRRMCPAAPRPGVTRELRWVRFGKDLELLDSPGMLPMRIDDQSSAIKLAICDDIGERSYDVADVAAILVQLLSRIPAVGTEAIGNRYRIDASDCCGKTFIEKLAGQLFNGDTNQAAFRVLSDFRKGKFGWVALERPPPTR from the exons ATGGCGGTTCAGCTCTACGGGCTATGGCATCCGAAATCTCCGGCAATCGGGGAGCAGTTTCTTCAAATTCGGAGCCGACGCTCGACTGCGGCTGTCACATCGGCCTCTCCGCTTTCAACTCCGGCAACCATTCAG ATTGTTGATGGAAAAAATGCGGGCTGGCATTCGAATCTGGGTTCCAGTTCAGGTCATGTATCTGATGTCAACGGCGGAGAGAATTATTGGCTTGATCTTGATGCCgatcttcattattggacaaGGGCACTGCGCCCTGTTCAG TGGTATCCTGGTCATATTGCCAAAACAGAGAAAGAACTCAAAGAACAATTGAAATTGATGGATGCTGTGATAGAGGTGCGAGATGCGAGGATTCCTTTGTCCACAAGTCATCCACAG ATGGATTCTTGGCTTGGCAATAGAAAACGCATTTTAGTTTTGAATAGAGAAGATATGATATCCGCTGAAGATCGGAATGCTTGGGCAACTTATTTTTCAAGTCAAGGAATGAAGGTTATCTTCTCCAATGGGCAACTTGGGATG GGCACCATGAAATTGAGTAGGTTAGCCAAGGAATCTGCAGCTGGTGTGAATGTTAAACGTAGAGCAAAAGGATTACTTCCTCGTCCG GTTCGAGCTGGAATGGTTGGGTATCCAAATGTTGGTAAGTCATCTTTGATAAACCGGTTGCTGAAGCGCCGGATGTGTCCAGCGGCTCCAAGACCAGGTGTTACAAGAGAATTGAG ATGGGTTCGATTTGGGAAAGATCTGGAGTTGCTGGATTCCCCTGGTATGCTCCCAATGCGGATAGATGACCAGTCGTCGGCAATAAAGCTTGCCATATGTGATGATATAGGAGAGAGATCCTATGATGTTGCTGATGTTGCAGCTATTCTTGTACAACTACTTTCAAGGATTCCTGCTGTTG GCACAGAAGCCATTGGCAACCGGTACAGGATTGACGCAAGCGATTGCTGTGGTAAAAC GTTTATCGAGAAACTAGCGGGGCAACTGTTCAACGGAGACACCAATCAAGCAGCATTTCGCGTCTTGTCTGACTTCCGGAAGGGGAAATTTGGATGGGTTGCGCTGGAAAGGCCGCCCCCGACCAGATAG